In uncultured Bacteroides sp., the following proteins share a genomic window:
- the murG gene encoding undecaprenyldiphospho-muramoylpentapeptide beta-N-acetylglucosaminyltransferase, producing the protein MEEKLRIIISGGGTGGHIFPAVSIANAIKEQHPEAEILFVGAEGRMEMQRVPAAGYEIKGLPICGFDRKNLLKNVVVLCKLAQSQLKAYSIIKQFKPHAAVGVGGYASGPTLKMAGMMGVPTLIQEQNSYAGVTNKLLAKKAKKICVAYGGMEKFFEKEKIILTGNPVRQGLVNNKITREEGINFFNLDPAKKTILVIGGSLGARTINQCIMKNLKKIKDSEVQFVWQTGKIYYEQALQKIEKAGKLPLFVTDFISSMEHAYAAADLVISRAGAGSISEFCLLGKPVILVPSPNVAEDHQTKNALALVDKSAALYVKDSEAEEKLVETAIDTIHKEAILEDLSINIKKLAFTNSASIIAEEVYKLANEYRHKHGN; encoded by the coding sequence ATGGAAGAGAAATTACGAATTATAATTAGCGGAGGAGGAACGGGAGGACACATCTTTCCGGCTGTATCTATAGCCAATGCAATAAAGGAACAGCATCCTGAAGCAGAAATTCTCTTTGTTGGTGCTGAAGGAAGAATGGAAATGCAACGGGTTCCCGCTGCAGGATATGAAATAAAAGGTTTACCCATTTGCGGGTTTGACCGGAAGAACTTACTTAAAAACGTTGTAGTTCTTTGTAAATTAGCCCAAAGCCAACTTAAAGCATATAGTATCATTAAACAATTCAAACCTCATGCCGCTGTAGGCGTAGGTGGATATGCAAGCGGGCCTACATTGAAAATGGCAGGAATGATGGGTGTGCCAACTCTGATTCAGGAACAGAATTCTTATGCTGGCGTAACTAATAAGTTACTGGCAAAAAAAGCAAAGAAAATTTGTGTTGCCTATGGCGGCATGGAGAAATTCTTTGAGAAAGAGAAAATTATATTAACCGGAAACCCGGTACGTCAAGGTCTTGTAAACAATAAAATTACTCGTGAAGAGGGCATTAACTTCTTTAACCTGGATCCGGCAAAAAAAACAATTCTGGTTATCGGAGGTAGTTTAGGTGCTCGTACCATCAATCAATGTATAATGAAGAATCTGAAGAAAATTAAGGATTCGGAGGTACAGTTTGTATGGCAAACCGGAAAGATCTATTACGAGCAAGCTTTGCAGAAAATAGAAAAGGCTGGTAAGCTACCGCTTTTCGTTACAGATTTCATCTCGAGCATGGAGCATGCCTATGCTGCAGCTGATTTGGTAATATCACGTGCCGGTGCCGGATCTATTTCAGAATTCTGTTTGCTTGGCAAACCTGTGATTCTGGTTCCATCACCAAATGTTGCTGAAGATCATCAGACCAAAAATGCCTTGGCTTTAGTTGATAAATCAGCTGCTTTATATGTTAAAGACAGCGAGGCTGAAGAAAAACTAGTGGAAACAGCAATTGACACTATTCATAAAGAGGCTATTTTAGAAGACCTGAGTATAAACATAAAAAAACTTGCTTTCACCAACTCGGCAAGTATTATTGCAGAAGAAGTTTATAAGTTGGCAAATGAATACAGACATAAACATGGAAATTAA
- the murC gene encoding UDP-N-acetylmuramate--L-alanine ligase, whose product MEINQIKSVYFIGAGGIGMSSLVRYFLSKGKNVAGYDRTPSELTEKLIEEGAKIHYTEDIKLIPEECLDKSSTLVVLTPAIPKEHAELNFFIDGNFEIQKRAQVLGTITKASKGLCVAGTHGKTTTSTMTAHILHQSKVDCTAFLGGIAKNYESNLILSDKSDFTVIEADEFDRSFHWLSPYMSVITSTDPDHLDIYGTEEAYLESFEKYTTLIQPAGCLIIRKGISLQPKVQDGVKVYTYSKEEGDFHAENIRIGNGEIFFDFVTPEEVIKDVQLGVPVSINIENGVAAMALCWLNGVTADEIKSGMASFSGVDRRFDFKIKNDKVVFLSDYAHHPSEIKQSIISIRDLYEDKKITGIFQPHLYTRTRDFYKDFADSLSLLDEVILLDIYPARELPIKGVTSKLIFDNLRQGMEKSMCSKENILDVLKDKKIEVLMTLGAGDIEDYATDIQKLLINR is encoded by the coding sequence ATGGAAATTAATCAAATAAAATCCGTCTACTTTATCGGTGCCGGCGGTATAGGTATGAGTTCATTGGTACGTTATTTTCTTTCTAAAGGAAAGAATGTGGCTGGTTATGACCGCACTCCCAGCGAACTTACTGAAAAACTTATTGAAGAAGGAGCAAAAATACATTATACAGAAGATATAAAACTGATTCCAGAAGAATGTCTGGACAAAAGTTCTACTCTTGTTGTTCTCACTCCGGCTATTCCAAAAGAACACGCAGAACTAAACTTCTTTATTGACGGTAACTTTGAAATTCAAAAGCGTGCTCAGGTTTTGGGAACAATTACCAAAGCAAGCAAAGGATTGTGTGTAGCAGGAACACATGGAAAGACAACAACTTCAACAATGACAGCTCACATCCTGCATCAGTCAAAGGTGGACTGCACAGCTTTCCTTGGTGGTATTGCAAAAAACTACGAAAGTAACCTTATCCTTTCTGATAAAAGTGACTTCACAGTAATTGAAGCTGACGAGTTCGATCGCTCATTTCACTGGTTGAGCCCATATATGTCTGTTATCACCTCAACAGATCCTGATCACTTGGATATTTACGGAACTGAAGAAGCTTATCTTGAAAGTTTTGAGAAGTATACTACATTAATTCAGCCGGCTGGTTGCCTGATTATCCGTAAAGGAATCTCTTTACAACCTAAAGTACAAGACGGTGTTAAGGTCTATACTTACTCTAAAGAGGAAGGAGACTTCCACGCTGAAAACATTCGCATTGGCAATGGAGAAATTTTCTTCGATTTTGTAACTCCGGAAGAGGTTATTAAAGACGTTCAGTTAGGCGTTCCAGTGAGTATCAATATTGAAAACGGAGTTGCTGCAATGGCTTTATGCTGGCTCAACGGTGTAACGGCAGATGAAATAAAGAGTGGAATGGCTAGTTTCAGCGGTGTAGACAGACGTTTTGATTTCAAAATCAAGAATGATAAAGTTGTCTTTCTAAGCGACTATGCTCACCATCCTTCAGAAATTAAACAAAGCATAATCTCTATACGGGATTTGTACGAAGATAAAAAGATTACCGGAATATTCCAGCCTCACTTGTATACCCGTACACGTGACTTCTACAAAGATTTTGCAGACAGTCTCTCGTTACTGGATGAAGTTATCTTACTTGATATCTATCCTGCTCGTGAGCTACCTATTAAGGGTGTTACCAGCAAACTGATTTTCGATAATCTACGCCAAGGGATGGAAAAAAGTATGTGCTCTAAAGAAAACATTTTAGATGTTTTAAAAGACAAAAAGATAGAAGTTCTTATGACACTTGGTGCGGGTGATATTGAAGACTATGCTACAGACATTCAAAAATTACTAATAAACAGATGA
- a CDS encoding cell division protein FtsQ/DivIB encodes MIKKILLLIVLLLVIAYLVTAITAFNNKSDKQTCKNIELIIEDSVNAGFITENEIASLLKKEGAYPVGKKMDKIQTRKLERMLTRHPLIERAECYKTPGGKICMEISQRLPILRVMNYKGESFYLDNQGKIIPPEANCTAHLAIVTGYAEKSFAMRNLYKFGVFLQNDKFWNAEIEQINVTPTREIELIPRVGDHIVFLGKIDNFEEKLARLKIFYEKALNNVGWNKYERISLEFSNQIICTKKGEACAKIEETNKPAETTIEKKDEKKPPLLEN; translated from the coding sequence ATGATTAAGAAAATTCTGCTGCTGATCGTTCTACTGCTGGTTATCGCTTATCTCGTTACTGCGATAACTGCTTTCAATAACAAATCTGACAAACAGACTTGTAAGAATATTGAATTGATTATTGAAGATAGTGTCAATGCAGGATTTATCACAGAAAACGAAATTGCCTCTTTACTAAAAAAAGAAGGTGCTTATCCTGTAGGGAAAAAGATGGATAAAATTCAGACCAGAAAGCTTGAAAGAATGCTAACAAGGCATCCTTTAATAGAAAGGGCTGAATGCTACAAAACTCCCGGAGGTAAAATCTGCATGGAAATATCTCAGCGCCTTCCTATTCTTAGGGTGATGAACTACAAAGGAGAAAGTTTCTATCTGGACAATCAAGGAAAAATAATCCCTCCTGAAGCAAATTGCACTGCTCATTTAGCTATTGTTACAGGATATGCAGAAAAGTCATTCGCAATGAGGAATTTATATAAGTTTGGCGTATTTTTGCAGAATGATAAGTTTTGGAATGCTGAGATTGAACAAATTAATGTCACCCCAACCAGAGAAATTGAGTTAATCCCCCGAGTTGGAGATCATATTGTATTCCTTGGAAAAATTGATAATTTTGAAGAAAAACTGGCAAGACTGAAGATCTTTTATGAAAAAGCTCTGAATAATGTTGGATGGAATAAATATGAACGTATTAGTTTAGAGTTTAGCAACCAAATTATTTGTACGAAAAAGGGAGAAGCTTGCGCAAAAATTGAAGAAACTAATAAGCCTGCTGAAACAACCATTGAGAAGAAGGACGAAAAGAAACCTCCTCTACTGGAGAATTAG
- the ftsA gene encoding cell division protein FtsA, protein MAETDFIVAIELGSSKITGIAGRKESDGSIQILAYAKEESSSFIRKGVIYNIDKTAQSLTSIINKLEDALHNSISKVYVGIGGQSIRTVKNIVNRHLANEEIITQELVDSIIDENIQIPLSDMDILDVVPQEYKIGINLQVDPVGVLGSNIEGRFLNIVARSSIKKNLLRCFELAKIDVAEYFISPLATADVILTDSEKRTGCAFVDFGADTTTVAIYKNNILRYLSVLPLGGNNITRDICVLQMEEEEAENLKIKYGDATLEFIDENGPKTYQLNDEKRTIDRKIFNEIIEARLEEIIANVWNQIEISGYQGDLMAGMVITGGGSNLKNLDEAIRTRTKINAVKIAKFVRNGIRAEGPELLRKDGTQNTIIGLLNAGKENCCLVEAVKPVEAPVKTETPQEQTLFSYDDTEEENVKERSEEERRIREEERKKREEEEIERKRLEKERKRKEKEEKERRKREKGPSKFKTMFEKLTTDIFSDDEEK, encoded by the coding sequence ATGGCAGAAACAGATTTTATCGTAGCTATAGAGCTGGGATCATCCAAGATCACCGGTATAGCAGGAAGAAAAGAGAGTGACGGTAGTATTCAGATCCTAGCTTATGCAAAGGAAGAATCATCTTCATTTATCAGAAAAGGAGTAATCTATAACATAGATAAAACAGCTCAAAGCCTAACCTCTATCATTAATAAGTTAGAGGATGCATTACATAATTCAATATCAAAAGTATATGTAGGCATCGGCGGACAATCAATCCGTACGGTGAAAAATATAGTAAACCGCCATTTAGCCAACGAAGAGATTATCACTCAGGAACTGGTTGATTCCATCATCGATGAGAATATTCAAATTCCATTGTCTGATATGGATATACTGGATGTTGTTCCTCAGGAATACAAGATCGGTATCAATCTCCAGGTTGATCCTGTGGGTGTACTTGGCAGCAATATCGAAGGACGATTCCTGAATATTGTAGCTCGTTCATCAATAAAGAAGAACCTTCTACGTTGTTTCGAGCTGGCAAAAATCGATGTCGCTGAATATTTTATTTCACCTCTAGCAACAGCAGATGTGATTCTCACCGATAGCGAAAAGCGCACAGGATGTGCTTTTGTAGACTTTGGTGCAGATACAACAACTGTAGCAATCTATAAAAATAATATCCTTCGTTACCTCTCTGTTCTGCCATTGGGAGGTAATAATATTACCCGTGATATTTGCGTATTGCAAATGGAAGAAGAAGAGGCCGAAAACCTGAAAATAAAATATGGTGATGCTACTCTTGAATTTATCGATGAAAATGGTCCTAAGACTTATCAGTTAAATGATGAAAAGCGCACTATTGATCGAAAGATTTTCAACGAAATCATTGAAGCACGGTTAGAAGAGATTATAGCTAATGTGTGGAACCAGATTGAAATTTCAGGCTATCAGGGAGATTTAATGGCTGGAATGGTTATTACCGGTGGTGGTTCAAATCTAAAGAATCTGGATGAAGCTATCAGAACCAGGACTAAGATAAACGCTGTAAAAATAGCTAAGTTTGTTCGTAACGGAATCAGAGCTGAGGGGCCAGAATTATTAAGAAAAGACGGAACTCAAAATACCATTATCGGCTTACTGAATGCCGGAAAAGAAAACTGCTGCCTAGTTGAAGCGGTTAAACCGGTTGAAGCTCCTGTTAAAACAGAAACACCTCAGGAACAGACTCTTTTCTCATACGATGATACAGAAGAGGAAAATGTGAAAGAAAGAAGCGAAGAAGAAAGAAGGATAAGAGAAGAGGAAAGAAAGAAGAGAGAAGAGGAAGAAATTGAGCGCAAAAGGCTTGAGAAAGAGCGGAAGAGAAAAGAAAAGGAAGAAAAAGAGAGAAGAAAGAGAGAAAAAGGTCCTAGTAAGTTCAAAACAATGTTTGAGAAACTTACAACAGACATTTTCAGCGATGATGAAGAAAAATAA
- the ftsZ gene encoding cell division protein FtsZ translates to MTDEIMPFEFPTDTPSIIKVIGVGGGGGNAVNHMYKEGIHDVTFVLCNTDNQALAESPVPVKLQLGRSITEGLGAGNKPERASAAAEESIEDIKALLSDGTKMVFITAGMGGGTGTGAAPVIAKTAKEMDILTVGIVTIPFLFEGEKKIIQALDGVEQISRHVDALLVINNERLREIYSDLTFMNAFGKADDTLSIAAKSIAEIITMRGKVNLDFADVNTILKNGGVAIMSTGLGEGENRVSKAIEDALHSPLLNNNDIFNAKKVLLNVSFCEQSELMMEEMNEVHEFMSKFDKGVEVIWGVAVDDALENKVKITVLATGFGMTNIPGMDEVISKRTQEEEERLAQLEEKEEENRRRIVIAYGEDALKGGAKAHKRRRHIYLFNPEDLDNEEIISAVETCPTYQRDKATLEKIKAKAIVSETMVLPEKEDGSTIISFN, encoded by the coding sequence ATGACAGACGAGATAATGCCATTTGAATTCCCTACAGACACCCCAAGTATAATAAAGGTGATTGGTGTGGGCGGCGGCGGCGGAAATGCTGTTAATCACATGTACAAAGAAGGTATACATGATGTAACATTCGTTCTGTGCAACACAGATAACCAGGCACTTGCTGAATCTCCGGTTCCTGTTAAACTGCAACTGGGACGTTCAATAACTGAAGGTCTGGGAGCGGGCAACAAACCTGAACGTGCCTCTGCAGCTGCTGAAGAAAGTATCGAAGATATTAAAGCACTTCTGAGTGATGGCACCAAAATGGTTTTCATTACAGCTGGAATGGGTGGAGGAACCGGAACCGGTGCTGCTCCTGTCATTGCAAAAACAGCTAAGGAGATGGATATCCTTACCGTAGGTATAGTAACTATCCCTTTCCTTTTCGAAGGAGAAAAGAAAATTATCCAGGCTCTTGATGGTGTGGAACAAATCAGCAGACATGTTGATGCCTTGCTTGTTATCAATAATGAGCGTTTAAGGGAAATCTATTCCGATCTGACCTTCATGAATGCGTTCGGCAAAGCTGATGATACGCTTTCAATTGCGGCAAAAAGTATTGCTGAGATTATCACGATGCGAGGTAAAGTAAATCTTGACTTTGCTGATGTAAATACAATCCTTAAGAATGGCGGAGTAGCAATTATGAGTACTGGCCTTGGCGAAGGTGAAAATCGTGTAAGTAAGGCTATTGAGGATGCTCTTCACTCTCCTTTACTCAACAACAACGATATATTTAACGCTAAGAAGGTTCTTCTTAACGTCTCTTTCTGCGAACAATCAGAACTGATGATGGAGGAAATGAACGAAGTTCATGAATTCATGAGCAAGTTCGACAAAGGCGTGGAAGTTATCTGGGGTGTGGCTGTTGACGATGCTCTTGAGAATAAAGTAAAGATTACAGTTCTGGCTACCGGATTTGGTATGACAAATATTCCGGGAATGGATGAAGTAATCAGCAAAAGAACTCAGGAAGAAGAAGAACGTCTGGCACAGTTGGAAGAAAAAGAAGAAGAAAACCGCAGACGTATAGTAATCGCTTATGGTGAAGATGCCCTCAAAGGTGGAGCAAAAGCACATAAGAGACGCCGTCACATCTATCTTTTCAATCCGGAAGATCTGGATAACGAAGAAATTATTTCGGCTGTAGAAACTTGCCCAACTTACCAGCGAGACAAAGCTACATTAGAAAAAATAAAGGCCAAAGCTATTGTAAGTGAAACAATGGTTCTCCCTGAAAAGGAAGATGGCAGTACAATTATAAGTTTTAATTAA
- a CDS encoding GatB/YqeY domain-containing protein yields MDLFERISEDIKEAMKAKDKVKLEALRNVKKYFIEAKTAPGANDTLSDEAGIKIIQKLVKQGKDSAEIFIGQNRQDLADEELAQVKVMEVYLPKQMSPEELEAAVKAIIAETGATSAKDMGKVMGAASKKLAGLAEGRAISALVKELLA; encoded by the coding sequence ATGGATTTATTTGAAAGAATCAGCGAAGATATCAAGGAGGCTATGAAAGCCAAAGATAAAGTGAAACTGGAAGCACTTAGAAACGTGAAGAAATATTTTATCGAGGCTAAAACAGCTCCGGGAGCTAACGATACCTTATCTGATGAAGCTGGAATAAAAATCATCCAGAAACTTGTTAAGCAAGGAAAAGATTCTGCTGAAATTTTCATCGGTCAGAATCGTCAGGATCTTGCTGATGAAGAATTAGCTCAGGTTAAGGTTATGGAAGTTTACCTTCCTAAGCAAATGAGCCCTGAGGAACTGGAAGCTGCCGTGAAAGCAATTATTGCTGAAACAGGAGCAACAAGTGCCAAGGACATGGGTAAAGTAATGGGTGCAGCATCAAAGAAACTTGCAGGATTGGCAGAAGGACGTGCTATCTCTGCTCTTGTTAAGGAACTGTTGGCATAA
- the recO gene encoding DNA repair protein RecO has product MLQKNIGVVLHSTKYNDTSNIVEIYTELSGRASFLVNLPRSKKSAVKSVLFQPLSIIELEADYRPTSSLHRVKEAKSYYPFSSLPYDPYKSAIALFIAEFLYRAVREETENRPLFAYLVYSIQWLDEQKSGFANFHLVFLMRLSRFLGLYPNLEDYHDGDYFDLQNACFTTRKPFHNSFIQPDEASRLVKLMRMNFDTMHLFGMSRVERSRCLLIIIDYYRLHLPEFPALKSLDVLKELFD; this is encoded by the coding sequence ATGCTACAAAAAAACATTGGGGTTGTTCTTCATTCAACAAAATACAATGATACTTCTAACATTGTAGAGATCTATACCGAGTTGTCAGGACGGGCTTCTTTTTTAGTAAATCTGCCCCGTTCTAAGAAATCGGCAGTAAAGTCAGTGCTCTTTCAGCCTCTTTCAATAATAGAACTGGAAGCTGATTATCGCCCCACTTCTTCTCTTCATCGTGTGAAGGAGGCTAAATCTTATTATCCTTTCTCTTCACTACCATATGATCCTTATAAATCGGCCATTGCTCTTTTTATTGCAGAGTTTCTTTATCGGGCGGTTCGTGAGGAGACAGAGAATCGTCCTTTGTTTGCTTATCTGGTCTATTCCATTCAATGGCTGGATGAACAAAAAAGTGGTTTTGCCAATTTTCATTTAGTCTTTCTTATGCGTTTATCCCGCTTTCTGGGACTTTATCCTAATCTGGAGGATTATCATGATGGTGATTATTTCGATTTGCAGAATGCGTGCTTTACCACAAGAAAACCATTCCACAATTCGTTTATTCAGCCCGATGAAGCTTCAAGACTGGTAAAACTGATGCGTATGAACTTTGATACAATGCATCTTTTTGGAATGAGTAGGGTAGAGCGTAGCCGCTGTTTACTTATAATAATCGATTATTACCGGCTTCATCTGCCTGAGTTTCCGGCTTTGAAATCACTCGACGTCTTAAAAGAATTATTTGATTAG
- the rpsT gene encoding 30S ribosomal protein S20, with protein MANHKSSIKRIRQAETKRLHNRYYGKTMRNAVRKLRSTSDKSEATAMYPGITKILDKLAKTNIIHKNKANNLKSKLAIYINKLA; from the coding sequence ATGGCAAATCACAAATCATCAATCAAGAGAATTAGACAAGCTGAAACTAAAAGACTTCATAACAGATACTATGGTAAGACCATGAGAAACGCTGTTAGAAAGCTTCGTTCTACTTCAGACAAATCAGAAGCTACAGCAATGTATCCTGGTATCACTAAAATATTAGACAAGTTAGCAAAAACAAACATTATTCATAAGAATAAGGCGAATAACTTGAAGTCTAAGTTGGCTATTTACATCAACAAGCTTGCTTAA
- the gyrB gene encoding DNA topoisomerase (ATP-hydrolyzing) subunit B — protein MTEEQIANNDSMYSADSIQVLEGLEAVRKRPAMYIGDTGLKGLHHLVYEVVDNSIDEALAGYCDHIEVCINEDNSVTVQDNGRGIPVDFHEKEQKSALEVVMTVLHAGGKFDKGSYKVSGGLHGVGVSCVNALSTLLVAQVARNGELYQQEYSCGIPKEAVRVVGTTDKTGTRVTFHPDGSIFTVTEYKYDILATRMRELAYLNAGLTITLTDNRVKNEDGSFKHETFHSEEGLKEFVRFVDSSRERLINDVIYINTEKQGTPVEVAIMYNTSYTENIHSYVNNINTIEGGTHLAGFRRALTRTLKKYAEDSKMLEKVKVEIAGDDFREGLTAVISIKVQEPQFEGQTKTKLGNNEVMGAVDQAVGEALNNYLEEHPKEAKMIVDKVILAATARHAARKAREMVQRKSPLSGGGLPGKLADCSDKDPDRCEIFLVEGDSAGGTAKQGRNRAFQAILPLRGKILNVEKAMRHKAYESEEIRNIYTALGVTIGTEDDTQEANIAKLRYKKIIIMTDADVDGSHIDTLIMTFFFRFMPQIIQNGYLYIANPPLYLCKKGKVEDYCWTEAQRQKFIETYGGGSENAIHTQRYKGLGEMNALQLWDTTMDPENRTLRQVNIENAAEADYIFSMLMGEDVGPRREFIEENATYANIDA, from the coding sequence ATGACTGAAGAACAAATAGCGAATAATGATTCAATGTATTCCGCGGACAGTATTCAGGTACTTGAAGGGTTGGAAGCTGTTAGAAAGCGCCCTGCGATGTACATTGGAGACACTGGTTTAAAAGGCTTACACCATTTAGTATATGAGGTTGTTGATAACTCAATCGACGAAGCCTTGGCAGGCTATTGTGACCACATAGAAGTTTGCATCAACGAAGACAACTCCGTTACCGTTCAAGATAACGGCCGTGGTATCCCAGTTGATTTTCACGAAAAAGAGCAGAAATCAGCACTTGAAGTTGTTATGACTGTACTTCATGCCGGTGGTAAGTTCGACAAAGGCTCTTACAAAGTATCCGGTGGTTTACACGGTGTGGGTGTATCCTGCGTTAATGCCCTTTCAACCTTATTGGTTGCTCAGGTTGCAAGAAACGGAGAATTATATCAGCAAGAATATTCCTGCGGTATCCCAAAAGAAGCTGTTAGGGTTGTAGGAACAACAGACAAGACCGGAACACGCGTTACTTTCCACCCCGATGGATCTATCTTTACTGTAACAGAATACAAATATGATATCCTTGCAACCCGTATGCGTGAACTTGCATACCTGAATGCAGGACTGACTATCACGCTAACAGATAACCGTGTTAAGAACGAAGACGGAAGTTTCAAACATGAGACTTTCCATTCTGAAGAAGGTTTGAAGGAATTTGTTCGTTTTGTAGACTCTTCACGTGAAAGACTTATCAATGATGTAATCTACATCAACACAGAAAAGCAAGGTACTCCTGTAGAAGTGGCTATCATGTATAACACTTCCTACACAGAGAACATCCACTCGTATGTTAATAACATCAACACAATAGAAGGCGGTACTCATCTTGCCGGTTTCCGTCGTGCGCTGACCCGTACACTAAAGAAATACGCTGAAGACTCCAAAATGTTGGAGAAAGTAAAAGTTGAAATAGCCGGAGATGACTTCCGCGAAGGATTAACTGCCGTTATCTCTATCAAAGTACAAGAGCCTCAGTTCGAAGGACAGACCAAGACTAAGTTAGGTAATAACGAAGTAATGGGTGCCGTAGATCAGGCTGTGGGTGAAGCTCTGAATAATTATCTTGAAGAGCATCCAAAAGAAGCCAAAATGATTGTGGACAAGGTTATTCTTGCTGCAACTGCCCGCCATGCTGCTCGCAAAGCGCGTGAAATGGTACAAAGGAAATCGCCTCTTTCTGGTGGTGGACTTCCAGGTAAACTAGCCGACTGCTCTGATAAAGATCCTGATAGGTGTGAGATCTTCCTTGTCGAGGGAGATTCTGCAGGGGGTACAGCCAAGCAAGGCCGTAACCGTGCATTTCAGGCTATTTTACCGCTTCGTGGTAAGATTCTGAATGTAGAGAAGGCAATGCGTCATAAAGCTTACGAAAGTGAGGAAATACGTAATATCTACACCGCTCTGGGAGTAACTATCGGAACAGAAGACGATACACAGGAAGCAAATATTGCAAAACTACGTTACAAGAAGATTATTATCATGACCGATGCCGACGTCGATGGTTCTCACATCGACACCCTTATCATGACTTTCTTCTTCCGTTTTATGCCACAGATTATCCAGAACGGATATCTTTATATTGCCAATCCTCCATTATACTTGTGTAAGAAAGGAAAAGTTGAAGACTATTGCTGGACAGAAGCTCAACGCCAGAAGTTTATTGAAACTTACGGTGGTGGTTCTGAGAATGCTATTCACACTCAACGATACAAGGGTTTGGGTGAAATGAATGCTCTACAGCTTTGGGACACAACAATGGACCCTGAGAACCGTACTTTACGTCAGGTGAATATTGAAAATGCAGCCGAAGCCGACTATATTTTCTCTATGCTGATGGGTGAAGATGTAGGTCCTCGTAGAGAGTTTATCGAAGAAAACGCAACTTATGCTAATATTGACGCATAA
- a CDS encoding flavodoxin domain-containing protein, translating to MKTAIIYLSKYGTTKKVAGMIGARLTDDEVTMIDLNEDQSPDLSFYERIIVGSSVYTGTAKKKFKEFLSVNHVSLFAVREVGLFLCGMEPDSVKQQEEMDRSFPEELLRHSKVRGFMGGELILEKMNFIDKFVVKKLMKTTSSVFNINEQAIDLFVEKMQS from the coding sequence ATGAAAACGGCTATTATCTATCTTTCTAAATACGGTACCACAAAGAAGGTTGCCGGAATGATAGGGGCTCGTTTGACTGATGATGAGGTTACAATGATTGATTTAAATGAGGATCAATCGCCTGATCTTTCTTTCTACGAACGCATCATTGTGGGTAGCTCTGTTTATACAGGCACTGCGAAGAAGAAGTTTAAGGAGTTCCTTTCTGTCAATCATGTGTCCTTGTTCGCTGTCAGAGAAGTGGGCCTTTTCCTTTGTGGAATGGAGCCTGATTCTGTGAAACAGCAGGAGGAGATGGATCGTTCTTTTCCCGAGGAGTTGCTTCGTCACTCTAAAGTCAGAGGGTTTATGGGCGGTGAACTTATTCTTGAAAAAATGAATTTCATTGATAAGTTTGTGGTTAAAAAACTAATGAAGACTACTTCTTCTGTTTTCAATATCAATGAACAGGCTATTGATCTTTTCGTGGAAAAGATGCAAAGCTGA
- a CDS encoding DUF3109 family protein, whose translation MIQIDDTIISLDVFKEKFLCNLDACKGECCIEGDAGAPLEESEVEQLKKVLPVIWKDLSPEAQAVIEKQGVCYKDEDGDLVTSIVNGKDCVFTCYDEKGCCYCAIEKAYRDGKVDFYKPVSCHLYPIRVQNYSEFRAVNYHRWSVCKAAVLLGEKEDVPVYKFLKEPLIRKFGEEWYTELEIAAEELKDRGLI comes from the coding sequence ATGATTCAAATAGACGATACCATCATCAGCCTGGATGTTTTTAAGGAGAAATTCCTGTGCAACCTTGATGCCTGTAAAGGTGAGTGTTGTATAGAAGGGGATGCTGGTGCGCCATTGGAAGAGTCAGAGGTAGAACAACTAAAGAAAGTCCTTCCGGTTATCTGGAAGGACCTTTCTCCTGAGGCTCAGGCTGTAATAGAAAAGCAGGGCGTTTGCTATAAAGACGAGGACGGAGATCTGGTTACTTCCATTGTAAATGGAAAAGATTGTGTTTTTACTTGTTATGATGAGAAAGGATGTTGCTATTGCGCCATCGAAAAGGCTTATCGTGATGGGAAAGTAGACTTCTACAAACCTGTTTCCTGCCATCTTTATCCAATCCGTGTGCAGAACTATTCCGAGTTCAGAGCGGTGAATTATCATCGTTGGAGTGTATGCAAGGCGGCTGTTCTTCTTGGAGAAAAGGAGGATGTGCCGGTTTACAAGTTCCTGAAAGAACCGCTTATCCGTAAATTCGGAGAGGAATGGTACACAGAGCTTGAAATTGCGGCTGAAGAACTGAAGGACAGAGGACTGATCTGA